In Streptomyces camelliae, the sequence ACCACTGGGCGCCGGCCGCGACCTCGCGCAGGTTGTGCGGCGGGATGTTGGTCGCCATGCCGACCGCGATACCGGCGGAACCGTTGATCAGCAGGTTCGGGAAGCGGGAGGGCAGGACGGTCGGCTCCTGGGAGCGGCCGTCGTAGTTGTCCGTGAAGTCGACGGTCTCCTCGTCGATGTCGCGGACCATCTCCATCGACAGCGGCGCCATCTTGCACTCGGTGTAGCGCATGGCGGCCGCCGGGTCGTTGCCCGGAGAGCCGAAGTTGCCGTTGGAGTCCACCAGCGGCATCCGCATCGACCACGGCTGCGCGAGGCGCACCAGCGCGTCGTAGATCGAACTGTCGCCGTGCGGGTGGTAGTTGCCCATGACGTCACCGACGACACGGGCGCACTTGTAGAAACCGCGCTCGGGGCGGTAGCCGCCGTCGTACATCGCGTACAGCACGCGCCGGTGGACGGGCTTGAGACCGTCGCGGACGTCGGGCAGCGCGCGGGACACGATGACGGACATCGCGTAGTCCAGGTACGAGCGCTGCATCTCCGTCTCAAGCCCGACGGGCTCGATGCGCATCGCGAGTTCGCCGCCCTCTTCGGGCGTCGCGGGAGTGTTCTCGTCGGCCATTGCTGGTGAAGATCCTTCCTGGTGCGGTCAGCTGAGACCGACTCAGATGTCGAGGAAGCGGACGTCCTTGGCGTTGCGCTGGATGAACTGGCGGCGGGCCTCGACGTCCTCACCCATCAGGACCGAGAACAGATCGTCGGCCTGGGCGGCGTCGTCGAGGGTGACCTGGCCGAGAACCCGGTGCTCCTGGTCCATCGTGGTCACCCGCAGCTCCTCGGCGTTCATCTCGCCGAGACCCTTGAAGCGCTGGATCGAGTCCTCGCGGACCCGCTTGCCGCGCTGACGGCCCATCTCCAGCAGCGCGTCCCGCTCACGGTCGGAGTACGCGTACTCGACGTCGTCCCGGCCCCACTTGATCTTGTACAGCGGGGGGCGGGACAGGAACACGTGCCCGGCCTCGACCAGCGGCCGCATGAAGCGGAACAGGAAGGTCAGCAGCAGGGTGTTGATGTGCTGGCCGTCGACGTCGGCGTCCGCCATCAGGATGATCTTGTGGTAGCGGAGCTTCTCGATGTCGAAGTCCTCGTGCACACCCGTGCCGAAGGCCGAGATCAGCGCCTGGATCTCCTGGTTCTGCAGGATCTTGTCGATCCTGGCCTTCTCCACGTTGAGGATCTTGCCGCGGATCGGGAGGATCGCCTGGTACTGCGGGTTCCGGCCGGACTTGGCCGAGCCGCCGGCGGAGTCACCCTCGACGATGAAGATCTCGCACTTGGTGGGGTCGTTCGACTGGCAGTCGGACAGCTTGCCCGGCAGCGACGCCGACTCCAGCAGGCCCTTGCGCCGGGTCAGGTCCCGCGCCTTGCGGGCCGCCACGCGCGCGGTGGCCGCCTGGATGCCCTTGCGGACGATGTCCGCCGCCTCGACCGGGTTGCGGTCCAGCCAGTCGTTCAGGTGCTCGTAGACCGCCTTCTGCACGAAGGTCTTGGCCTCCGTGTTGCCCAGCTTGGTCTTCGTCTGGCCCTCGAACTGCGGCTCGCTCAGCTTCACCGAGATGATCGCCGTCAGACCCTCGCGGATGTCGTCACCCGTGAGGTTGTCGTCCTTCTCGCGCAGCAGCTTCTTGTCCCGCGCGTACTTGTTGATCAGCGACGTCAGCGCGGCCCGGAAGCCCTCTTCGTGCGTACCGCCCTCGTGGGTGTGGATGATGTTCGCGAACGAGTACACACCCTCGCTGTAGCCGCTGTTCCACTGCATCGCGACCTCAAGGGACAGGCTCTTGTCCTTGTCCTCCGCCTCCAGGTCGATGACGGTGTTGTGCACCGCCTCTCCCTTGCGGGAGTTGAGGTACTTCACGAAGTCGACGATGCCGCCCTCGTAGTGGTACGTGACCGACTTGACCTCGGCCTTCTCGTCGGCGCCCGCCTCGTCCGCCCCGCTGGTGGCCTTCGCCGACTCACGCTCGTCGGTGAGCTTGATCGTCAGGCCCTTGTTGAGGAACGCCATCTCCTGGAAACGCCGGGACAGCGTCTCGAAGGAGTACTCGGTGGTCTCGAAGATGTCGGGATCGGCCCAGAAGGTGACCGAGGTGCCGGTCTCGGCCGTCTCCTCGTGCCGGTCGAGCGGGGCCGTCGGGACGCCGAGCTTGTAGTCCTGCGTCCAGCGGTGACCGTCGGTCCTGATCTCGACGGCGACCTTCGTGGACAGGGCGTTCACGACGGAGACACCGACACCGTGCAGACCGCCGGAGACCGCGTAACCGCCGCCGCCGAACTTGCCGCCCGCGTGCAGCACGGTCAGCACGACCTCCACGGCCGGCTTGCCCTCGGACGGCACGATGCCCACCGGGATGCCACGGCCGTTGTCGACCACGCGGACCCCGCCGTCGGCGAGGATCGTCACGTCGATGGTGTCCGCGTAACCGGCCAGCGCCTCGTCGACCGAGTTGTCGACGACCTCGTACACCAGGTGGTGCAGACCGCGCTCACCGGTGGAGCCGATGTACATACCGGGTCGCTTGCGGACCGCGTCCAGCCCTTCGAGCACGGTGATGGCGCTGGCGTCGTACGACCCCGAGGCGGTGGCCTCGGCGTTCACGCCGGCGTCGGTGGACGGGATGTTCTCGTTGGGGTTGCCGGAATCGGCCACGAAGCGCCCTTTCTGGCACAGCACGAGCCGGGCTCCTGGGGGTACCCCCCTGTGGGGGAGGGTTGCCGGAGCGGCTGCGGCATGTTGCGTTGGTAAGCCTTGATCAGCGTTGCTCAGCTTTTCCCGGGCGGTCCCCACGTTGGGGCGGGATTGGCTTCCAGTCTACCGGTAGCGCTGACATCGATGGGGGTTTGCCGGTACCTGAGTCCCCATGTGCCGCCCTCAACCGGTCTCGGCCGGGTCCCGATATACGGAAGGGGGCTCCAAGCGGCTCACAGCGGCACTCAGCGCTTCGGGCCGTCAACCCTTGGCTACTCACGGGTTGATGCGGGTCGGATGCGCGTCGAACCGCCCGGCACACGCGCGCGTGACGGCACGACGGCACCGCCACAGGGCCCGCCGACGTGAGGTACGTCACCCGTACGTATCGCCGGGCCCGGTGCTCCCCGGAGCCCGCAGCGGCCCGTAGCGGCGGGCCGGACCACCCGGATTGAGCACTTTGATCATCCGCACGGTGCCGTGCCCCAGATCCTCGTTCAGCCGGGCGACCAGCGCGGGCGCGAGATGACGCAGCTGGGTCGCCCAGGCCGTGGAGTCGCACGCCACGATCAGCACGCGCTCGTCCTCGTCGTAGCGCTGCGGCACACAGTGCTTGGCCAGGTCCTCACCGACGATCTGCGGCCAGCGGCCCATCACCCCGCCCACCGCCGCCGGCGTCTCCCAGCCCCGCTCGGTCAGCAGCCGGTTGATCGCGGCCCCCAGCGCCATCGGGTCCCGGCCGTCGGCGCGCGCACCCGAGCGCAGCCCGCCGCGCCGGGCCTGCTTCTTCTGCCGCACCGCGTCCCCACGCGCGCGTGCCTGCTCCTTCGCCGCACGCAACGCCACGCGCGCGAGGTCGACACCGGAGGGCTCGTCCTTCTTCGCGCCCTCGGGGGTGGGTCCGTCGCTGCCGCCGGTGCTCATACGCGCTCCACCGTCCCACCGGACACCGCGTACCGGACGCCGGTCAGCACCTCCGGTACGTCGTCGTCCACCGCCGCCGTGACCAGCACCTGCTCGCCGGGCGCGACCAGCTCGGCCAGCCGCTCCCGGCGGCGCGCGTCCAGCTCGGCGAAGACGTCGTCCAGCACCAGCACCGGCTCGTTGCCCTCGGCCCGCAGCAGGTCGTAGGAGGCCAGCCGCAGCGCCAGGGCGTACGACCAGGACTCACCGTGCGAGGCGTACCCCTTGGCAGGCAGCTGACCGAGCCTGAGGACGAGATCGTCCCGATGCGGCCCCACCAGGGTCACCCCGCGCTCGATCTCCTGCTTGCGGGCGTCCGCCAGCGCCGCCATCAGCTGGGCGTAGAGCTCCTCGCGCGCGTGCGCGTCACCGGGCGCGGACGGCTTGTAGTCGAGGGTGATCGGACCACCCCCGGGGGCCAGCTGCTCGTACGCCTTGTCCGCGAGCGGCTCCAGCGCCGCGACGAGATCGAGCCGCTGGGCCAGCAACTCGGCACCCGCGCGCGCGAGATGCTGATCCCACACATCGAGGGTGGACAGGTCCATGGACCGCCCGCCGTGCCGCCGGGCCAGCGCAGCGGTCTTCAGCAGCGTGTTGCGCTGCTTGAGCACCCGCTCGTAGTCGGACCGCACACCCGCCATCCTCGGCGACCGCGCGGTGATCAGCTCGTCGAGAAACCGCCGCCGCTCACCCGGATCCCCCTTCACCAGGGCGAGATCCTCGGGCGCGAACAGGACCGTACGGACGATGCCGAGGATGTCACGGGGTCTGACCTGCGAGGACCGGTTGATCCGGGCACGGTTGGCCTTGCCGGGGTTCAGCTCCAGCTCGATCAGCTGCTGCCGCTCGCCCTGCCGGACCTGCGCCCGGATGACGGCCCGCTCGGCACCCATGCGGACGAGGGGCGCATCGGAGGCGACCCGGTGACTGCCCAGGGTCGCGAGATACCCGACCGCCTCCACCAGATTGGTCTTGCCCTGCCCGTTGGGACCGACGAAGGCGGTGACGCCCGGGTCGAGCGGAACCTCGGCCCGGGCGTACGAGCGGAAGTCGGCCAGCGAAAGATGCGTGACGTGCATGGTCGTTTCGCCGGCTCCCTGTGTCTCTCCGGCCTGCCGAAGGCCTACTTCTTCTCTACGGCGTGCCCGCCGAACTGGTTGCGCAGCGCGGCGATCATCTTCATCTGCGGCGAGTCCTCCTGGCGGGAGGCGAACCGCGCGAACAGCGACGCGGTGATCGCGGGCAGCGGCACCGCGTTGTCGATCGCGGCCTCCACAGTCCAGCGTCCCTCACCGGAGTCCTGTGCATAACCGCGCAGGCCCTCCAGGTGCTCGTCCTCGTCGAGCGCGTTGACGGCGAGGTCGAGCAGCCAGGACCGGATCACGGTGCCCTCCTGCCAGGAGCGGAAGACCTCACGGACGTCCGTGACGGAGTCGACCTTCTCCAGCAGCTCCCAGCCCTCGGCGTAGGCCTGCATCATCGCGTACTCGATGCCGTTGTGGACCATCTTCGCGAAATGGCCCGCGCCGACCTTGCCGGCGTGCACCGACCCGAAGTCGCCCTCGGGCTTGAGCGCGTCGAAGACCGGCTGCACCCTGGCGACGTGCTCGGCGTCACCGCCGTACATCAGCGCGTAGCCGTTCTCCAGGCCCCAGACGCCGCCGGAGACACCGCAGTCGACGAAGCCTATGCCCTTGGCCGCCAGCTCCTCGGCGTGCTTCTCGTCGTCGGTCCAGCGGGAGTTGCCGCCGTCCACGACCACGTCGCCCGGCTCCAGCAGCTCGGCGAGCTGGTCGATGGTCGACTGGGTGGGCTCGCCGGCCGGGACCATCACCCAGACCACGCGCGGCCCGCTGAGCTTGCCCACAAGCTCTTCCAGGCTGTGGACATCCGCGAGGTCCGCGTTGCGGTCGTATCCGATGACGGTGTGGCCCGCGCGGCGGATCCGCTCGCGCATGTTGCCGCCCATCTTGCCGAGGCCGACGAGACCGAGCTCCATCAGTTGGTTCCTTAGGTTGCTGTGTGGCATGAGGGGCACCTGCGTACCCGGTCCGAGCCTAGCCCCGACCCGTCCTGCACAGCTGTGGGCATACGCGCTCATACGTATGGCCTGACCTGCGGAATCGCCACCGACCGGCTGATGCTGACGCCGGTGCCGGGCACCCACAGGGGCACCCGGCACTGTGGACGACGGTCAGCCGCTCAGCCGGACCGGCATGATCAGGTACTTGTACGCGTCGTCGGCCTCGGCATCCACCGCCGGCTTCCCGCTGAGCAGCGCAGGCTTCGTGGACGTCGTGAACGACAGCTGGGCCACCGGGGAGTCGATCGCGCTCAGGCCGTCCAGCAGGAACGTCGGGTTGAAGGCGATCGAGATGTCGTCGCCGTCCAGCTGCGCGTCGACCCTTTCCACAGCCTGTGCGTCGTCGCTGGAGCCGGCCTCCAGGATCAGCACGCCCTTCTCGAAGCTCAGCCGCACCGGGGTGTTGCGCTCGGCGACCAGCGCCACACGCTTCACGGCCTCCACGAAGGGGGCCGTCTCGATCACGGCGACGGAGTTGAACTCGGTCGGGAACAGCGTGCGGTACTTCGGCAGGTCGCCTTCGAGCAGACGCGTGGTCGTACGACGCCCGGCGCCCTCGAAACCGATCAGGCCCTCGCCCGCGCCCGAACCGGACAGCGCCAGCGTGACGCTGTCACCGGCACCGAGCGACTTGGCGGTGTCCAGGAGCGTCTTGGCCGGGACCAGGGCGACCGCGGAGGCGTCCGGGTTCTCCGGCTTCCACAGGAACTCGCGGACCGCGAAGCGGTAGCGGTCGGTGGAGGCCAGGGTGACCGTCTCGCCCTCGATCTCGATGCGCACACCGGTGAGCACGGGCAGCGTGTCGTCACGGCCGGCGGCGATGGCCACCTGGGACACGGCGGCCGCGAAGACCTCGCCGGGGACGGTGCCGGTGGCGTTCGGCATCTGCGGCAGCGCCGGGTACTCCTCCACCGGCAGGGTGTGCAGGGTGAACCGCGAGGATCCACAGACCACGGTCGCCCGTACACCGTCTGTGGAAATCTCCACCGGCCGGTTGGGCAGGGCGCGGGAGATGTCGGCGAGCAGCCGGCCGGAGACGAGGACGGTGCCCTCCTCCTCGACCTCGGCCTCCACGGACACCCGGGCCGAGACCTCGTAGTCGAAGCTCGACAGGCTCAGCTGGCCGTCCTCGGCCTTGAGGAGGAGGCCGGCGAGGACAGGCGCCGGCGGACGGGCCGGGAGGCTGCGTGCCGCCCACGCCACTGCCTCCGCGAGTACGTCGCGTTCCACCCGGATCTTCACCGTAAGCCGCCTCCTGCTGCTGTTGCTTCTGAGTCCTCCGACTCGGTGTCACCGCCCACTGCTCAGGGAAGGACACCGGGGACCAGTCTGACGCACCGCACTGACAGTAGGTGCCCGTCGGGGTCAAGTCGGTCCGGGCGGCAGCCGAGGGCGAGACAGCGAGTTGTGCACAGCCCCCGCTTCAAAGCGATTGCCGAGCTCTCTCTAGTTGGGAGTAGTAGTAGGGCCTGTGGATACCGTGGATAACCACGTTTGCCCAGCTCAGCGCAGGAATTTTGTCCACTGGGCCTGTGGGTGGAGCCGGTGGACAACCGGGCTGGTCTGTGGAGAACAGAAAGTTCTGCACACCTCGCCCACAGCAGGAGGGCAGTTCTCCCCAGCTGTGTCCCCAGGTTTACCCACGTTTCCCACACCCCAAGCCGGCACCTTCGTGTGACGCCTTTCACTCGACGCGGTGATCGGGTGCGTCGGGTTGCCGAACAGTGGACAGCCATGTGGAGAAGCCGGGGATCACTGGGGACAACCGCCGCCGACCTGTGGGTCGTCGGTGGAAAACTCCCTGCACAGCCTGTGGATCTTCCCTCCGTCCACAGCCTGTGGAGATCCTTCGTCCACGATTCCACAGGCACCTGAGCTGGGCGAATCCTCCATGAACAGGTTCCCTGTGGACACCGTTCGGGACAACTTCACAGTCCCCAGCATGTGGACGGAAGAAAGTCACCGAATCTGTGGAGAGTGGCCGTAACCAGGCAGGAATTCGAACAGCTGGTGGCAGGTGAGTGACCGGTGTAGCTGCGGGCAGTCGTGCCGCTGGGGCCGGCATGCCAGGGGGGCCGGCATGCCAGGGGGGCCGGCATGCCAGGGGGGCCGGCATGCCAGAGGGCGCCCCCGGGATGCGGATCCCGAAGGCGCCCTCAGCGTCGGCCTAGGCCCGGCGCAGCCGCCGTCACGCGTTCTTGATGCGGTTCGTCAGCTCGGTGACCTGGTTGTAGATCGACCGCCGCTCGGCCATCAGCGCACGGATCTTGCGGTCGGCGTGCATGACGGTCGTATGGTCCCGCCCCCCGAACTGAGCCCCGATCTTCGGCAGCGACAGATCCGTCAGCTCCCGGCACAGATACATGGCGATCTGCCGCGCGGTGACCAGCGCGCGCCCGCGCGAGGTGCCGCACAGGTCGTCCACGGTCAGCCCGAAGTAGTCCGCGGTCGCCGCCATGATCGCCGTGGCCGTGATCTCCGGGGCGGAGTCCTCGCCGCCCGGGATCAGGTCCTTCAGGACGATCTCGGTCAGGCCCAGGTCCACCGGCTGCCGGTTGAGCGAGGCGAACGCCGTCACCCGGATCAGCGCGCCCTCCAGCTCGCGGATGTTCCGCGAGATCCGCGAGGCGATGAACTCCAGCACCTCCGGCGGGGCGTTGAGCTGCTCCTGCACCGCCTTCTTGCGCAGGATCGCGATGCGCGTCTCCAGCTCCGGCGGCTGGACGTCGGTGATCAGACCCCACTCGAAACGGTTCCGCAGCCGGTCCTCCAGCGTGACCAACTGCTTGGGCGGCCGGTCGGAGGACAGCACGATCTGCTTGTTGGCGTTGTGGAGCGTGTTGAAGGTGTGGAAGAACTCCTCCTGCGTCGACTCCTTGTCCGCGAGGAACTGGATGTCGTCGACGAGCAGGATGTCCATCTCGCGGTAGCGCTTGCGGAAGCTGTCGCCCTTGCCGTCGCGGATGGAGTTGATGAACTCGTTGGTGAACTCCTCCGAGCTCACGTACCGCACGCGCGTGCCGGGGTAGAGGCTGCGCGCGTAGTGCCCGATCGCGTGCAGCAGATGCGTCTTGCCGAGCCCCGACTCCCCGTAGATGAACAGGGGGTTGTACGCCTTCGCCGGCGCCTCGGCGACGGCCACCGCGGCCGCGTGCGCGAACCGGTTGGAGGCGCCGATGACGAACGTGTCGAAGAGGTACTTCGGGTTCAGCCGTGCCGTCGGCTCACCCGTCCCGCCCGCCGGCGCCGGCTGCGCGGCCGATGCACCGGGCGCGGACACGTCCGGCCGGCCGGGACCACCGCGGTGCGCCGGGCCGCCGCCCGCGGGCTGCTCGGGCAGCTCCCGTCGGACAGGGTCGCGCTGGTCGTACTCGGTCCGGGACGGGTCGTACCCGGAACGGCCGGAGGCGTAGTCCCCGCGGGGGCCCTCGTAGTCGCCGCGCTGCTGCTCGTACGACGGCCGGTCCATACCCTGCGCGCGGTAGTCCTGGGACGGCGAGCCGTAGGAGTCGGGTCCGGGGCCGTAGGCGTCCTGGGACGACGGCGAGGCGTACGGGTCGCGCTCGGGGAAGCCGAGCCGCGGCTGCTGCCAGCTGTACTCGTCCTGCGCGGGCCGCGGCCAGGTACCCGGTTCGCGGCGCTGGTACTCGGAAGGGTAGGCCGGGCGGACGACGGGGAGCTGATCGGCGCGGGACTGCGGCCCGTCGGCCGGCGGCTGTTCGGCGCCGCGGTGGCGGCCATACCCCTCGTACGGCTGCTCCTCGTACGCCCGCTCCTCGTACGAGCGTTCCTCGTACGACGGGCCGGACGGCAGCTCGGGCTCCTCGTAGCGCGGCCTGGGCGGCTGCTGCACCGGCGCGGGGGCCGGCGGCTCGCCCGCGGAGTCGTCCACGGTGATCGCGATGCGGATGGGCCTGCCGCACTCGCGGCTCAGCGTCTCGCTGACGATCGGCGCGAGACGGCCCTCCAGTACGTTCTTCGCAAATTCGTTCGGCACGGCGAGCAGAGCAGTGTCCGCGACCAGCGCGAGCGGCTGGCAGCGCCGGATCCAGTGCTCGTCCTTCGCCTCGACACCCTGTCCGCGGCCCTCGCCGAGGAGCTGCTCCAGTACTCGCGGCCACACTGCGGCAAGATCGGCAGGTACGTCAGCCACAGGGCACGCTCTCTCACAGGTCCCACGAACGTGTGACGCGGGACGGGTCGGGGGGTACTTCGGGTGTTCGGAACGAATGGGAGTTCAGCCACGGTAGTCAGCGCGGCGGGTACGGTTCAAGTTGTTGTCCCCAGCCTGTGGATAGTGTCTCTCCGTGACCCTCGGTTTGACCGGATGGCGCAGCCCCGCGTACCGTAACCAGGTCGAGTTGTCGATGGCTGCTGCCGCCTGCCTCCGATGGGCACAGATCACTCCAGGTGATCGGGAAGCGGTGCACTCGGGCGTGACGCGAGCTACTCGTGGGCGCACGGTGACAGCCAGGACGGCACCCGCCACCACCGATTTGATTTCTGGAGCCCCCGAGTGAGCAAGCGCACCTTCCAGCCGAACAACCGTCGTCGCGCGAAGACCCACGGCTTCCGGCTGCGTATGCGCACCCGTGCCGGCCGCGCGATTCTCGCGTCCCGCCGTAGCAAGGGTCGCGCCCGCCTGTCCGCCTGATCCCGGTCAGGTCATGACGTCGTGCTGCCCACCGAGAACCGGCTGAGGCGGCGCGAGGACTTCGCGACCGCGGTACGGCGAGGACGCCGGGCAGGCCGCCCGACTCTCGTCGTCCACCTTCGTAGCGGTGCCACGGACCCGCACGCGCCTGGGGAGAGCGCTCCCCCGACGCGTGCGGGTTTCGTCGTGAGCAAGGCTGTGGGTGGTGCGGTCGTGCGCAACACAGTGAAGCGCAGACTGCGTCATCTGATGCGTGACCGAGTCGCCCTTTTTCCCCCCGGTAGCCTGGTAGTCGTACGAGCGCTGCCCGGATCGGGCGACGCAGACCATGCACAGCTGGCCCGAGACCTGGATGCCGCCCTGGAGCGGCTGCTGGGAGGGGGCGCGCGATGAAGTACCCGCTGCTGGCTCTGATCAAGCTGTACCAGTGGACGATCAGTCCATTGCTGGGGCCGGTGTGCAAGTACTACCCGTCGTGCTCCCACTACGGCTACACGGCCATCGACCGGCACGGTGCGATCAAGGGAACGGCACTCACCGCCTGGCGCATCCTCCGGTGCAATCCGTGGTCGCTGGGCGGTGTGGACCATGTTCCGCCGCGCAAGCGTCCACGGTGGCACGAAATGCTGCGCAGCGCTTGGAGCGCACGCAAGGGCGGGCCCTCCGCCGCCGAACCGGCCACCGAAGCGAGGCCCGGAAGTTCTTCTTCCGAGCTTCCTCCGAGCCCGGCCGCAGAGACCTCGTCCCATGCCCAAGGAGCATGATTAGTGGACACGATTGCCAGCCTCTTCAGCTTCATCACAACACCCGTTTCATGGGTCATCGTCCAGTTCCACAAGATGTACGGCGCGATCTTCGGCGCCGACACCGGGTGGGCCTGGGGCCTGTCCATCGTGTCCCTGGTGATCCTGATCCGCATCTGCCTGATCCCGCTCTTCGTGAAGCAGATCAAGTCGACGCGCGCGATGCAGACGCTCCAGCCGGAGATGAAGAAGATCCAGGAGCGCTACAAGAACGACAAGCAGCGTCAGTCCGAAGAGATGATGAAGCTGTACAAGGAGACGGGCACCAACCCGCTCTCCTCGTGCCTTCCCATCCTGGCGCAGTCCCCGTTCTTCTTCGCCCTGTACCACGTGCTCAACGGCATCGCGACGGGCAAGACGATCGGCGTCATCAACGAGCCGCTGCTCGCCAGCGCCCGTAAGGCGCACATCTTCGGTGCCCCGCTCGCCGCGAAGTTCATGGACAGCTCGGACAAGGTCTCGGCGCTGGGCGCCACGCTGACGGACGTCCGGGTCGTGACGGCGATCATGATCGTCCTGATGTCGTTCTCGCAGTTCTACACGCAGCGCCAGCTGATGACGAAGAACGTCGACACCACGGTGAAGACGCCGTTCATGCAGCAGCAGAAGATGCTGATGTACGTCTTCCCGGTGATGTTCGCCGTCTTCGGTATCAACTTCCCGGTCGGTGTCCTCGTCTACTGGCTGACGACGAACGTGTGGACCATGGGCCAGCAGATGTACGTCATCCGCAACAACCCGACCCCGGGTTCCAAGGCTCAGGCCGCCTACCTGGAGCGCCTGACCAAGCACGTCACGCACGCCGGCAAGGTCAGCCGCCGCAGCGAGAAGACCATCGTCAAGGCGATCGTCGCCAAGGGCCGCGACCGCAACGAGTTCGAGCGCAAGTTCATCAACTCGCTGAACAAGGCCGGTCTGGCCGCCCAGGCCGACGGAAACGTGGTCAAGAGCACAACCCAGGCCGCGGCGCAGACCGAGGACGGCGCCGCCGTCACCGCGACCGGCACCGCGACTGCTGCCAAGCGCCAGCAGCCCAAGCGCCAGTCCAAGGCCCAGCGTCAGTCCGGCGGGGCCAAGCCGGCCGGTGAGTCCCCCGCGCCGGAGTCGTCCGACGAGCCGCAGGACGCCAAGCCCTCCGCTGCCCAGCAGCCCTCGAAGCCCGGCTCCGGCACCCGTAGCAGGGCCCAGTCCGGCCAGCGCAAGGGTGGCCCGCAGCGGCCCAAGTCCCCGTCCAAGAAGTAAGAAGGAGCCCATCCCGTGACGGAAGGCACCACCTCCGCCGCTGCCGAGGGTGCAGACACCCTCACCCGCCTGGAGCAGGAGGGTGAGATCGCGGCGGACTACCTGGAGGGTCTGCTCGACATCGCCGACCTCGACGGCGACATCGACATGGACGTCGAGGCCGACCGCGCCTCCGTGTCGATCATCAGCGACACCGGCAGCCGCGACCTGCAGAAGCTGGTCGGCCGGGACGGCGAGGTGCTGGAGGCACTGCAGGAGCTGACGCGCCTGGCCGTGCACCGGGAGACCGGCGACCGCAGCCGGCTCATGCTGGACATCGCGGGATACCGGGCCAAGAAGCGGTCCGAGCTGTCCGAGCTGGGCGCCAAGGCCGCCGCCGAGGTGAAGAGCACCGGCGAGGCCGTCAAGCTCAAGCCGATGACCCCGTTCGAGCGCAAGGTCGTGCATGACGCGGTCAAGGCCGCGGGACTGCGCAGCGAGTCCGAGGGCGAGGAGCCGCAGCGGTTCGTCGTCGTGCTGCCCGCCTGATCGGTCCCCACGTTTCACCGGCCCCGTCTGCCCGCAGGCGGGGCCGAACTTTGTCAGCCTGGTAGTTGTGGTGGCCGGTGCGTGAAGTGCCGGCGCTGTACGGAAGGACGGTCCCCGTGACGGAGGCAGCGGAGCTTCCCCCCGCGCCCGAAGAGGCGCGGGAAG encodes:
- the dnaA gene encoding chromosomal replication initiator protein DnaA; translation: MADVPADLAAVWPRVLEQLLGEGRGQGVEAKDEHWIRRCQPLALVADTALLAVPNEFAKNVLEGRLAPIVSETLSRECGRPIRIAITVDDSAGEPPAPAPVQQPPRPRYEEPELPSGPSYEERSYEERAYEEQPYEGYGRHRGAEQPPADGPQSRADQLPVVRPAYPSEYQRREPGTWPRPAQDEYSWQQPRLGFPERDPYASPSSQDAYGPGPDSYGSPSQDYRAQGMDRPSYEQQRGDYEGPRGDYASGRSGYDPSRTEYDQRDPVRRELPEQPAGGGPAHRGGPGRPDVSAPGASAAQPAPAGGTGEPTARLNPKYLFDTFVIGASNRFAHAAAVAVAEAPAKAYNPLFIYGESGLGKTHLLHAIGHYARSLYPGTRVRYVSSEEFTNEFINSIRDGKGDSFRKRYREMDILLVDDIQFLADKESTQEEFFHTFNTLHNANKQIVLSSDRPPKQLVTLEDRLRNRFEWGLITDVQPPELETRIAILRKKAVQEQLNAPPEVLEFIASRISRNIRELEGALIRVTAFASLNRQPVDLGLTEIVLKDLIPGGEDSAPEITATAIMAATADYFGLTVDDLCGTSRGRALVTARQIAMYLCRELTDLSLPKIGAQFGGRDHTTVMHADRKIRALMAERRSIYNQVTELTNRIKNA
- the rpmH gene encoding 50S ribosomal protein L34, with protein sequence MSKRTFQPNNRRRAKTHGFRLRMRTRAGRAILASRRSKGRARLSA
- the rnpA gene encoding ribonuclease P protein component, which produces MLPTENRLRRREDFATAVRRGRRAGRPTLVVHLRSGATDPHAPGESAPPTRAGFVVSKAVGGAVVRNTVKRRLRHLMRDRVALFPPGSLVVVRALPGSGDADHAQLARDLDAALERLLGGGAR
- the yidD gene encoding membrane protein insertion efficiency factor YidD, yielding MKYPLLALIKLYQWTISPLLGPVCKYYPSCSHYGYTAIDRHGAIKGTALTAWRILRCNPWSLGGVDHVPPRKRPRWHEMLRSAWSARKGGPSAAEPATEARPGSSSSELPPSPAAETSSHAQGA
- the yidC gene encoding membrane protein insertase YidC; protein product: MDTIASLFSFITTPVSWVIVQFHKMYGAIFGADTGWAWGLSIVSLVILIRICLIPLFVKQIKSTRAMQTLQPEMKKIQERYKNDKQRQSEEMMKLYKETGTNPLSSCLPILAQSPFFFALYHVLNGIATGKTIGVINEPLLASARKAHIFGAPLAAKFMDSSDKVSALGATLTDVRVVTAIMIVLMSFSQFYTQRQLMTKNVDTTVKTPFMQQQKMLMYVFPVMFAVFGINFPVGVLVYWLTTNVWTMGQQMYVIRNNPTPGSKAQAAYLERLTKHVTHAGKVSRRSEKTIVKAIVAKGRDRNEFERKFINSLNKAGLAAQADGNVVKSTTQAAAQTEDGAAVTATGTATAAKRQQPKRQSKAQRQSGGAKPAGESPAPESSDEPQDAKPSAAQQPSKPGSGTRSRAQSGQRKGGPQRPKSPSKK
- a CDS encoding protein jag, which encodes MTEGTTSAAAEGADTLTRLEQEGEIAADYLEGLLDIADLDGDIDMDVEADRASVSIISDTGSRDLQKLVGRDGEVLEALQELTRLAVHRETGDRSRLMLDIAGYRAKKRSELSELGAKAAAEVKSTGEAVKLKPMTPFERKVVHDAVKAAGLRSESEGEEPQRFVVVLPA